In Arthrobacter ramosus, one DNA window encodes the following:
- a CDS encoding ABC transporter ATP-binding protein — protein MNPPAVITAENLTKSYGELIAVDGISFEVPAGESFGLLGPNGAGKSTTMKMIGGVSQRTSGKLSIMGLDPETHGPEVRAHLGVVPQQDNLDEELKVRENLIVYGRYFGLPLSYLRPKADELLEFAQLTDKAKSRVDALSGGMKRRLTIARSLINEPKILLLDEPTTGLDPQARHILWDRLFRLKEQGVTLILTTHYMDEAEQLCDRLIVVDKGRIMAEGSPASLIREYSTREVLELRFGSERNATIGVELAGIGERVETLPDRVLIYANDGESALEQVSARRLRPLTSLVRRSSLEDVFLRLTGRSLVD, from the coding sequence ATGAACCCACCCGCAGTCATCACAGCCGAAAACCTCACCAAGAGCTACGGCGAGCTCATCGCCGTCGACGGTATCTCGTTCGAGGTTCCGGCGGGGGAGTCCTTCGGCCTGCTTGGGCCGAACGGCGCCGGCAAATCGACCACCATGAAAATGATCGGCGGAGTCTCCCAGCGCACGTCCGGGAAGCTCAGCATCATGGGCCTGGACCCGGAAACCCATGGGCCGGAAGTCCGTGCGCACCTCGGGGTGGTGCCGCAGCAGGACAACCTGGACGAGGAACTGAAGGTCCGCGAAAACCTGATTGTCTATGGCCGCTACTTCGGCCTGCCCTTGAGCTATTTGCGTCCCAAGGCCGACGAACTGCTCGAGTTCGCCCAACTGACAGACAAAGCCAAGTCCAGGGTCGATGCCCTCTCGGGCGGCATGAAACGGCGTCTGACGATTGCGCGCTCGCTCATCAACGAGCCCAAGATCCTGCTCCTGGACGAACCGACTACGGGACTGGACCCGCAGGCCCGCCACATCCTTTGGGACCGGCTGTTCAGGCTCAAGGAACAAGGCGTCACGCTGATCCTCACCACGCACTACATGGACGAGGCCGAGCAGCTTTGTGACCGGCTGATCGTGGTGGACAAGGGCAGGATCATGGCCGAAGGCTCGCCGGCCAGCCTGATCCGCGAGTATTCCACGCGCGAGGTGCTGGAACTCCGCTTCGGTTCGGAACGCAACGCCACCATTGGCGTCGAACTCGCGGGCATCGGCGAACGCGTCGAGACGCTTCCGGACCGGGTGCTCATCTACGCGAACGACGGCGAATCGGCCCTGGAGCAAGTCTCCGCACGTCGGCTCCGTCCCCTGACCTCGCTCGTGCGGCGTTCTTCGCTCGAGGACGTCTTCCTCCGGCTGACCGGGCGGAGCCTCGTTGATTAG
- a CDS encoding sensor histidine kinase — MQRRFQGPPTSFIVIAVALIQVLGTVFSASHQAALRPLDPLAFMLLLAGPAALAFRTRRPAIMLPITIAATSIYLLLGYAWGPIVLSLALSIILTAAAGLRWQAWLGAGICAAALVLMAVLAGDETGLVRASAGVAWAAILVLIGEGFRRRGERMAEYRRRREAAKQAERDEYRLTLARDIHDVVAHSLSMINVQASVALHLGTNDPEKLRPALEAIKAASKESLAEVRQLLGVLRDDAPLSPAAPPSLGRIPELVEDARRGGLQLRFENSVDPGRVDPEHLGPEHLGPAQQEAAYRIVQEALSNVRRHSGAASAVVLLELSGNALRVRIDDDGGGLRGAPAGNGLRGMRERVEALGGTLGLMPLEPGLRVEANLPLNPEQGGHAR, encoded by the coding sequence ATGCAGCGGCGTTTCCAGGGTCCTCCCACGAGTTTCATCGTGATCGCGGTCGCCCTGATCCAGGTCCTGGGGACCGTCTTTTCGGCGAGCCATCAGGCCGCCCTGCGCCCCTTGGACCCGCTCGCCTTTATGCTGCTGTTGGCCGGCCCCGCGGCCTTGGCTTTCCGGACCCGCAGGCCCGCAATCATGCTGCCAATCACTATCGCGGCCACGTCCATCTACCTGCTCCTCGGTTACGCCTGGGGTCCGATTGTGCTCTCCTTGGCTCTCTCGATCATCCTGACCGCTGCCGCGGGGCTCCGCTGGCAGGCCTGGCTTGGGGCCGGGATTTGCGCCGCCGCCCTCGTTCTGATGGCCGTCCTCGCCGGGGATGAGACAGGGCTTGTCCGGGCCTCTGCCGGGGTTGCCTGGGCGGCGATCCTTGTCCTGATCGGTGAAGGCTTCCGACGGCGGGGCGAACGGATGGCCGAATACCGGCGACGGCGGGAGGCTGCGAAACAGGCCGAACGAGACGAATACCGCCTCACGCTCGCCCGGGACATCCACGATGTTGTGGCCCACTCCCTGTCGATGATCAACGTCCAGGCTTCCGTGGCGCTCCATCTGGGAACGAACGATCCCGAGAAGCTCCGCCCGGCGCTGGAAGCCATCAAGGCAGCGAGCAAGGAATCCCTGGCCGAAGTCCGTCAGCTCCTGGGTGTCTTGCGCGACGACGCCCCGCTGAGTCCCGCGGCGCCGCCAAGTCTGGGGCGGATCCCGGAACTCGTGGAGGACGCGCGGCGCGGCGGCCTGCAGCTGCGGTTCGAGAACTCCGTAGACCCTGGACGGGTGGACCCGGAACACCTTGGCCCGGAACACCTTGGCCCAGCGCAGCAGGAAGCCGCCTACCGGATCGTCCAGGAAGCGCTGAGCAACGTCCGCAGGCACTCAGGCGCGGCGTCCGCCGTCGTACTTCTCGAATTGTCGGGGAACGCGCTGAGGGTGAGGATCGACGACGACGGCGGAGGCCTCCGGGGAGCGCCCGCAGGGAATGGACTGAGGGGCATGCGGGAGCGCGTTGAGGCCCTGGGCGGCACGCTTGGCCTGATGCCGCTGGAGCCGGGGCTGCGCGTGGAAGCGAACCTCCCGCTGAACCCCGAGCAAGGAGGACACGCGCGATGA
- a CDS encoding response regulator transcription factor, which translates to MIRLLLADDQNLIRAGFRALLDAEPDMEVVAEAGTGRDAVRLAEREAPDVVLMDIRMPDGDGLAATRQILANPRLAHTRIIILTTFELDEYIAEAVRAGAAGFLVKDTEPEELIRAVRVVHDGDALLSPSVTRRIMAQLALHSKAASKTVPLDHITEREREVLALVGEGLNNAEIAERLFITPLTAKTHVSRIMTKLLVRDRAQLVVLAYESGLVRPGWSS; encoded by the coding sequence ATGATCCGCTTGCTGTTAGCCGACGACCAGAACCTTATCCGGGCTGGATTCCGGGCACTCCTGGACGCTGAACCGGATATGGAAGTGGTAGCGGAAGCGGGTACGGGCCGCGATGCCGTCAGGCTGGCCGAGCGTGAGGCACCCGACGTCGTGCTCATGGACATTCGCATGCCGGATGGCGACGGACTGGCCGCAACACGGCAAATCCTGGCCAACCCCCGCCTCGCGCACACCCGCATCATCATCCTCACCACGTTTGAGCTGGACGAATACATCGCCGAGGCCGTGCGCGCGGGTGCCGCCGGCTTCCTCGTCAAGGACACCGAACCGGAGGAACTGATCCGCGCCGTGCGGGTAGTCCACGACGGCGACGCGCTCCTTTCGCCGTCCGTGACACGCCGCATCATGGCCCAGCTCGCCCTGCACAGCAAGGCGGCGTCGAAGACAGTACCCCTGGACCACATCACCGAGCGCGAACGGGAAGTCCTGGCGCTGGTAGGCGAGGGGCTGAACAACGCAGAGATCGCCGAGCGGCTGTTCATCACCCCGCTGACAGCGAAGACGCACGTTTCGCGGATCATGACCAAACTGTTGGTCCGGGACCGTGCGCAATTGGTGGTGCTGGCGTACGAATCCGGCTTGGTCCGGCCGGGCTGGAGCAGCTAG
- a CDS encoding SHOCT domain-containing protein — protein sequence MLTSLSTTIGAAAAQLPADVVHGPGDGFVFWPFFLLIPLFWFLVIGFFIFFGRRMWRRNHYWAATQGAESVLRERYARGEIDETEYRQRLEVLRAHPTK from the coding sequence ATGTTGACATCACTGAGCACCACCATCGGCGCGGCGGCCGCGCAGCTTCCCGCCGACGTCGTCCATGGACCGGGGGACGGATTCGTCTTCTGGCCGTTTTTCCTCCTGATCCCGCTGTTTTGGTTCCTGGTCATCGGATTCTTCATCTTCTTCGGCCGGCGGATGTGGCGCCGGAACCACTACTGGGCAGCAACCCAGGGCGCCGAAAGCGTGCTGAGGGAGCGCTACGCGCGGGGCGAAATCGACGAGACCGAGTACCGCCAGCGCTTGGAAGTGCTGCGGGCACATCCGACGAAGTGA
- a CDS encoding bifunctional methylenetetrahydrofolate dehydrogenase/methenyltetrahydrofolate cyclohydrolase yields MAQTAKILDGKAAAAAIKSELTERVAALKARGVTPGIATVLVGADPASQLYVSMKHKQSVEIGMNSIQRELPADATQAQVEALIDELNADPACHGYIVQLPLPKHLDTDAILERIDPAKDADGLHPTNLGRLVLNVNGEITSPLPCTPRGVIELLERNGYSLAGKHVVVVGRGVTIGRSIGLLLTRRAVNATVTLTHTGTRNLSELLRQADVIVGAAGAKHIVKPADVKPGAAVLDVGVTRETDPETGKSKVHGDIDPGVADVAGWISPNPGGVGPMTVALLMTNVVEAAERQLAAGSVSGVA; encoded by the coding sequence ATGGCGCAGACCGCGAAGATCCTTGACGGCAAGGCCGCCGCCGCCGCCATCAAGTCTGAGCTGACTGAGCGTGTCGCTGCCCTGAAGGCCCGCGGCGTAACTCCGGGCATTGCCACTGTGCTCGTAGGTGCGGACCCTGCCTCGCAGCTTTACGTGTCCATGAAGCACAAGCAGTCTGTGGAGATCGGGATGAACTCGATCCAGCGTGAGCTTCCGGCGGACGCCACCCAGGCCCAGGTTGAGGCCCTCATCGACGAACTCAATGCGGACCCCGCCTGCCACGGTTACATCGTGCAGCTGCCGCTGCCCAAGCACCTGGACACCGACGCCATCCTCGAGCGGATCGACCCCGCCAAGGATGCCGACGGCCTGCACCCGACCAACCTGGGCCGGCTGGTGCTCAACGTCAACGGAGAGATCACCTCGCCGCTGCCGTGCACACCCCGCGGCGTCATCGAGCTCCTGGAGCGCAACGGCTACAGCCTCGCCGGAAAGCACGTTGTGGTGGTCGGCCGCGGCGTCACGATCGGCCGCTCGATCGGCCTGCTGCTCACCCGGCGGGCCGTGAACGCCACCGTGACGCTGACGCACACCGGCACCAGGAACCTCTCGGAGCTGCTGCGGCAGGCGGACGTGATTGTAGGCGCGGCGGGTGCCAAGCACATCGTCAAGCCTGCGGACGTAAAGCCGGGCGCGGCCGTGCTCGACGTCGGTGTCACCCGTGAAACCGACCCCGAGACGGGCAAGAGCAAGGTCCACGGCGACATCGATCCCGGCGTTGCCGATGTAGCCGGCTGGATTTCGCCGAACCCCGGCGGCGTGGGTCCCATGACCGTGGCGCTGCTCATGACCAACGTGGTCGAAGCAGCGGAACGCCAATTGGCAGCGGGAAGCGTCTCCGGCGTCGCCTGA